A section of the Streptomyces sp. V3I8 genome encodes:
- a CDS encoding extracellular solute-binding protein: MTPNTSAPGPGRRSFLASSVAVTAAVAGGMPLLAACGGSDGGSKEGTTSGKDAKKILPAFVAQNVVTPDIPSKNGSSLGFTGRLVAADLKTSVSGKLGKGSTIRIMSPFWGSPPKGDNPYYQAMNEKIGAKVVWQNQDGNTYDEKLGAVLASGDMPDVVVIPGWNMGGRIPSAIISKMADLGPYLSGDKVKDYPNLAAVPTDAWQRSIFGGELRGLPMPSSYVPNIVPYYRKDIFDEKGYELPASAAEFLALAKEITDAKAKVWACDDMKWTAFNAFGVLSGSEKPLGWNLVDGKLVYRVETDEYLEALEWTRKLYSAGVVHPDARAQNQGDSGLRFTSGEVLFYNNDISHWWAKTTEQASQNKKFRIGGMDVFGHDGGDPTLWAGSPAGIFAFVNKKASKAVVHDVLAAANVTAAPYGTEEYMLTNYGVEGTHYTVEDGTPTKNDKGNQEVLNAFVMLASPASTIAHPDLPDVARAQVEWQQRMGARTRKSTFYGLQIIEPARYTNLSNDFEQLEDDVVRGRKKISDVQRAVSDWKSQGGDKLRDWYKKLLDDSGSAQG, translated from the coding sequence ATGACGCCGAACACCTCCGCCCCCGGCCCCGGCCGGAGAAGCTTCCTCGCCTCCTCGGTGGCCGTCACCGCCGCGGTGGCCGGCGGGATGCCGCTGCTGGCCGCCTGCGGCGGCTCCGACGGCGGCTCGAAGGAGGGGACGACCTCGGGCAAGGACGCGAAGAAGATCCTGCCCGCCTTCGTGGCGCAGAACGTGGTGACGCCGGACATCCCATCGAAGAACGGGTCCTCCCTGGGCTTCACCGGCAGGCTCGTCGCGGCCGACCTGAAGACCTCGGTGTCCGGCAAGCTCGGCAAGGGCAGCACGATCAGGATCATGTCGCCGTTCTGGGGCTCACCGCCGAAGGGCGACAACCCCTACTACCAGGCGATGAACGAGAAGATCGGCGCGAAGGTCGTCTGGCAGAACCAGGACGGCAACACGTACGACGAGAAGCTGGGCGCGGTCCTCGCCTCCGGCGACATGCCGGACGTCGTGGTGATCCCCGGCTGGAACATGGGCGGCAGGATACCCAGCGCCATCATCAGCAAGATGGCGGACCTCGGCCCGTACCTCTCCGGAGACAAGGTCAAGGACTACCCCAACCTCGCCGCGGTCCCGACCGACGCCTGGCAGCGCTCCATCTTCGGTGGCGAACTGCGCGGCCTGCCGATGCCCAGCTCGTACGTGCCCAACATCGTGCCGTACTACCGCAAGGACATCTTCGACGAGAAGGGATACGAACTCCCCGCCTCGGCGGCCGAGTTCCTCGCCCTGGCCAAGGAGATCACCGACGCGAAGGCGAAGGTGTGGGCCTGCGACGACATGAAGTGGACCGCGTTCAACGCCTTCGGGGTGCTGTCCGGCAGCGAGAAGCCGCTCGGCTGGAACCTCGTTGACGGCAAGCTGGTCTACCGCGTCGAGACCGACGAGTACCTCGAGGCGCTGGAGTGGACGCGCAAGCTGTACTCGGCGGGGGTCGTCCACCCGGACGCCAGGGCGCAGAACCAGGGCGACTCCGGTCTGCGCTTCACCTCGGGCGAAGTCCTGTTCTACAACAACGACATCTCCCACTGGTGGGCCAAGACCACCGAACAGGCCTCCCAGAACAAGAAGTTCCGCATCGGCGGCATGGACGTCTTCGGCCACGACGGCGGGGACCCCACGCTGTGGGCCGGTTCACCCGCGGGCATCTTCGCCTTCGTCAACAAGAAGGCGTCCAAGGCGGTGGTCCACGACGTGCTGGCCGCCGCGAACGTCACCGCCGCCCCGTACGGCACCGAGGAGTACATGCTCACCAACTACGGGGTCGAGGGCACGCACTACACGGTCGAGGACGGCACACCCACCAAGAACGACAAGGGCAACCAGGAGGTCCTGAACGCCTTCGTGATGCTCGCGAGCCCTGCCTCGACCATCGCGCACCCCGATCTGCCGGACGTCGCGAGGGCACAGGTGGAATGGCAGCAGCGGATGGGCGCCCGCACCAGGAAGTCCACCTTCTACGGCCTCCAGATCATCGAGCCGGCCCGCTACACCAACCTGTCCAACGACTTCGAGCAGCTGGAGGACGACGTCGTCCGCGGCCGCAAGAAGATCAGCGACGTGCAGCGGGCGGTGTCGGACTGGAAGAGCCAGGGCGGCGACAAGCTGCGGGACTGGTACAAGAAACTGCTGGACGACAGCGGATCCGCGCAGGGGTGA